The Streptomyces venezuelae genomic interval CGAGGTCGAGCGCGCCGGAGCGGGAGAAGGGCGTGATCATCGCGCAGAGCGCGCGGCCGAAGGGGCGTTCAGTGCTCATCCGGACAGTCTGGGCGTGAATGACCGTGAAGGTCCACGTAGTTCTTCTTGGTTCGAGAGATAAGCACTGCTGAAGAGTGGGTCGCTCTGGCATGATCGGCGGGCGCGACAGGGGGACATGGAGAACAACACAGCATGAGCGAACAGCGCGTCGCACTCGTCACCGGCTCGTCCTCGGGCATCGGGGCCGCCGTCGCCCGCCGCCTCGCCGAGGCCGGCATCCGGGTCGTCGTCAACTCCGCCCGCTCCGTCGAGGCGGGGGAACGCCTCGCCGCCGAACTGCCCGGCGCCGTCTACCTGCAGGCCGACGTCTCCGACGAGATTCAGGCCAAGGAGCTCGTCGAGCGGACCGTCGAGCGCCTCGGCCGCCTCGACATCCTCGTCAACTGCGCCGGCACCACCCGGTTCATCCCGCACGACGACCTCGAAGCCGCCTCGCCCGAGGTCTGGCGGCACCTCTACGACGTCAACGTCATCGGCGTCTGGCAGACCGTCACCGCCGCCGTCCCGCACCTGCGGAAGACCCGCGGCAGCGTCGTGACGATCTCCTCCCAGGCCGGCGTCCGGCCGGGCGGCAGCTCCATCCCGTACGCGGTCTCCAAGGCGGCCGTCAACCACATGACGAAGCTCCTCGCCAAGACCCTCGGGCCCGACGTCCGGGTCAACGCCGTCGCACCCGGACTCATCGACACCCCCTGGTTCGACGGGGTCGACGGCGCCGACGCGGCCAAGGCCCATGTCGCGGACGTCGTCCCGCTGCGCCGGGTCGGCCGCCCCGAGGACATCGCGCGGGCGGTCTTCGACCTGGCCCACGCCTCGTACATCACCGGCGAGGTGCTCCTCGTGGACGGCGGCGGGCACCTGCTCGGCTGAGCCGCCACCCGGCCCGTCACCAGGCCCGTCACCCGGCTCGTCCCCGACCTCTCCTTCAGAGGGGCAGCTTGAAACCGTCGTGGCTGCGCGCGAAGCCCAGCGAGGCGTAGAAGCGGTGGGCCTCCGTCCGCCGTTTGTCGCTGGTCAGCTGGACGAGCGCGCAGCCACGCGCGCGGGCCCGCGCCACGGCCCGCTCCATCAGCTCCCGCCCGAGACCGCCGCCCCGCCGGTCGGCCCGGATCCGCACGGCCTCGACCAGGGCGCGCTCGGCGCCGCCCTTGCCGAGCCCCGGGATGTACGTGATCTGGAGGCAGCCCACGACGAGCTCGCCGTCCACGAGGACCAGCATCTCGTTGCGCGGATCCGCCCCGATGTCCGCGAAGGCCCGCTCGTACGCCTCGGTGACGACGATCGTGGCAGGGTCGACGACCTGCTCCTCGTTTGCCAGGAGGGCGAGGACGGCGGGCAGTTCGGCGCGGGTGGCGAGGCGGAGAATCATGCTGCCGAGTCTCACACAAGGGGATTTCATGCCGCGTTCATGGCCGAAGCGAGACGGTATGGCCAACTGAAAAGAGGGAGCCCTCCATGAACGCCGTCGCACACCCCGACGCCCGTCCCGAGATCCACCGTCCCGGCGTCGAAGCCGTCCTCGTCAACACCTGGTCGGTCGGCACCCCCGAGCGCCAGCGCGCAGCGGTCGAGGCCGTCCGCAAGGCCTGGGAGAGCCGGGAGTGGCCGGACCCGAGGCTGCTCGGATACACCGTCTACCGCGGGGCGGACGGCGACACGCTGCTCCACTACGCGCAGTGGGCCACCCAGGAGGCCTACGACGACTTCGTCCGCACCCGCCGTGACGACCGGGACGCCGAGATCGACGCGGCCGTCCCCGGGATCGAGCGGGTCGAGCCGCACCGCTACGCGCCGCCGTACAGGACCGCCGTCCTCAACGAGGAGAGTGCGGGGGCGGTACCGGGCCTGGTCGCGGCCGTCGAGGTCGAGTTCGACGGGCCGGACGCCGGACGCCAGAGAGCCTGGGTGGACAGCGTGTTCACCGCGCTGGCCCAGGACGAGGGGTCGCAGCGGATACCGGGCGCGATCGGCGCCCAGTTCCACCTCTCCGTCGACGGCACCCGCGCCCTCGACCTCGCCGAGTGGGAGAGCGAGCAGGCCCACACGGCGTGGCTGATGAGTCTGGCCACCGGCCCGGTCGGCGAGGCCTGGGCGGCGGTGGCGAACTACCCCGGGATCGCCGGCAGCCGAGTGCGAAAGTACACGCCCGCGCTGAGCCTCAGCGCGGGCGTGTGACCGACCGGGTCGGTACTACGGGCGGAAGCGCAGGACCTGCGGGTCGTGGTCGCTGTCCTGGTCGGCGAACTCGGCGTTGATGTGCACGCTGTCGTACTCGAAGTGGTGCACGCCCGGGCTGGTCAGGATCTGGTCGAGGACCTGGCTGTTGCCCTGGTAGACGTACGAGTACCGCTCGGAGCGGGGCAGCGACTTCACGGCCGGGTACAGCGCGCCGCCGTCCGTCAGCGCCTGCGTCGTCCCGGAGAACTCGAAGTCGTTGATGTCGCCCACGACCAGCACGTCGGCCTGCTTCTCCAGGGCGACGATGTCCTTCACGAAGGCGTTGACGGCCTGCGCCTGGAGCAGTCGCTTCGCCTCGGAGGAACGGTTCGGCGGCTGGTGGTGCGAGACGAGGGACTCGTCGCCGCCCTTCGAGCCGAAGTGGTTGGCGATCACGAAGACCGTGCGGCCGCGGAAGACGAACTCGCCCGCGAGCGGCTTGCGGCTGCTGTCCCAGGCCGTGTTCGCCGGGTCGATCCGGCCGGGGGAGACCGTCAGGGCGGCGTGGCCCTTCCGGCCGGTCACGGCGGTGGCGGCGGTCGCGTCGGTGGCCGCCCGGTCCGTGAAGGAGACCCGCTCGGGGTTGAAGAGGAAGACCTGGCGGATGTTGCCGCCGGGCTCGCCGCCGTCCTTGTTGTTCTCCGGGTCGACCGAGCGCCACTCGTACGCCGGGCCGCCGGCCGCGACGATCGCGTCCGTGAACTTCTTGACCGTCTGGTCGGCGGCGACCGTGCCGTCGTTCTTCGCGCCGTTGTTGTCCTGGATCTCCTCCAGGGCCAGGATGTCGGGCGCGGCGAGGTTGTCGACGACCGCCTTCGCGAGGGCGTCGAACTTCTCCTGCGGGTCGGTCGGGTCGAGGTTCTCGACGTTGTACGTCGCCACGGCCAGCTCGTTCTTGTGCTGCTTGTCCGTGGTCTCGCGCTCCAGGCCGTTGTCCTCGACCGTGCCGAGCGTGCGGGCCGTCAGCGTGTAGCCGCCGAACTGGTTGAAGTCGAGCGGGCCCTCGGTGGTGCCCGTCAGCCGGTCGCCGACGTTCGCCTTCGGGAAGGGCTGCTGGGCGATCGGGGTCAGCGACTGGATCTGGAGCCGGCCGGTGTTCTGGGACTCGTACGAGCCGTAGACCGTGCCGCCGCGCCAGTTGCGGTTCTCCCAGGGCTTCACCGTCACCCAGAGCTCGGAGTACGGGTCGGTGGCGCCGACCACCCGCGAGGAGCCGATCCGGACGTTGGTGCCCTCCAGGGACTCGTAGTAGTCCAGGGCGTACGTCTCCGGGTCGAGCGTCAGCCCGTTGATCGAGCCGCCGGCGGCCGGGTCGCCGGCCGGGGTGTACTCGTCGGGGACGGACCAGGCGGAGATCGTCACCGGGGCCGGGACCGCGTTGCCCTTCGAGACCACCGTGATCACAGGCTTGGAGAGCTGGGTCAGCGACTGGTTGCCGGAGTTCAGGCCGCCCGGGACGTACTCGGTGACCGTGCCGTTCACGCTGACCGCGTCGCCGACGGCGACGGTCGGGACCGAGCTGGTGAAGACGAACAGGCCCTCGCTGGTGGCCGGGTTCGCGTCGGCCTCGGGGTCCTGGATCCAGAAGCCGCGCGAGCCGTAGGTGCGGACGCCGGTGACGATGCCGGTCACGCCGGTGACCTGCTTGCCCACGAGGGGGGAGACGCGGGTGGTGCCCTGGATGTCGTGGATGCGCGTGCCGGTGGCGCTGTCGTCGGCGGCGGCGTTCGTCGAACCGGCGAGCAGGCCGGCGGCGAGGGCGGCGGAGACGACGGCGGAGATGGCGGCGTATCTCGGTATGGAGGAAGGCATCAAGGGCTCCGGAGGGTGCTTGGAGGAACGGCAGATAAATCTACGCGCGTCAATCTCTTGCGAGAGGGGGGAACTTGTCAAGAGTCGACGGGTGTACGAAGGCTGACGGTTCTGTGAACCGGCGGACGACCCCCCGGATGCGTCTACGCTGAGTACCGCTCTTTCCCCGGAGTCCCCCTCCGGTCCCCCCTCCTGTCCCACCCCCCCCGGTCCCACCCCGGGTCCCACCCGTACGCGTCGAGGAGACACCCCACATGTCAGCGGAGCAGCCCACCCTTCCCCCCGTTCGGCTTCCCGCGGACGCGGAGCTGGCGCGGGACGCCCTGGCCGCGCCCCTCCTCGCCCGCGCCGTGCGGCTCGCCCGCTGGGCCGGCCCCGAGACGCGGGTCGGCGCGGGCGGTGAGCTCGTCGACGAGCAACTGCAGGACGCCGTCGAGATCCTGGGCCTCACCGTCGAGGCGGACGGCGACGAGGGCGCCGGGTCCTTCGCGGACACGGAGGCCTACGAGGAAGCCGTGGAGGAGGCCGAGATGCTGGCGGCCGACGCCTGGCGGCTCGCCGTCGACACCGGCCTCGTGTCGGTCGAGGACGGCGCGGACGACGAGACGCCCGGCGAGGCGGGACCCGGCGAGAACCTGGCCCTGGTCACCGGCGGTTCGCCCCAGGACGTCCTCACGATCTGGCTGGACGGCTTCGACGCGGTCTTCGCCGACGCCGTCGTGCCGGTCCTCGACGACCTGGACACGATCGTCGGCGAGGACGGCGAGATCGACCTCGAGTCGCTGGACTGGGACCCCGAGATGGAGGGCGAGTTCCTGGAGGGCGTGCTCGGCAACCTCTACCTGCTGACCGTCAGCGAGGGCGGACCCGGCGACGGGCCCGTGCCGCTGCCCGCGCTCGCCGCCTCGATGGTCGTCCCCGACGACATGGGCGAACCGACCGACGACGTCCTGGAGCAGGTCTCGGACGCGATGATGCGGCTCGACGAGCAGTTCCGCCTCCTGGAGGCCATCGGACTCGTCGAGTACCAGCCCGTCGACGAGGCCCTGATGGCCGAGGAGGGTGAGGAGCCCGCCGCGCCGCTCGACGACGAGGACGTCTCGCGCTACGGCATGGTCCGGCTCACCCCGCTCGGTCTCTACGGCGTCCGGGCCCGGATGCTCGACGCCGGTGTGGACGCGCCCGCCGTCGGCGACCTCGCCGACAAGGGCGCCGACGTGCTCCTCGGCGGGATCGCGGGCTACCCGGAGGACGCCGCGCGCGCCGAGACCGCCGCGTGGCTCTCCGGCCGCGACGTCGAGACCGCGGCGCGGGAGCTGCTGCACGCCGCGCGGGGCACGGACGCGGGTTCGCCGCTCCGCCGCCTCCACTGCCAGCAGGCGCTCTCCCTGGTGGGCACGGAGGCGGAGCCGGCGGTCCGGGAGGTCCTGGACGACGCGGAGCTCGGCGGCCTGGCGCGGGTCTGGCTCGCGGAGCGGGGCGCGGCGGACGTGCCCGCGCCCTCGGAGTCGATGATCTTCTGGCTGGCGATCGACACGATCGCGGCGCAGCTCGACGCGGACGGCGACCTGGAGGAGGTCCAGGAGCTGATCGAGGGGCTCACCGGCCGGCACAGCGGCTTCTTCGAGGCGGCGTGGCGGGTGGAGCACCCGGCGACGGCGGAGGTCCTGGAGGCGATGGGCCGGCTGCACCGGGACAAGACGGCCGCGAAGGAGGCCCGCAAGTCGGCCTTCAAGGCCCGCTCGCGGTCGGGCTCCTGACGGTCCGGGCCTTGGCAGCCGGGCCGGGCGGCGAGGGTCGGGCGGCCCGGCCTGACCGGCCGGGCGGCGCGGGTCGGGTGGGCGGTGCCGTGCGGTGCCGCCGGCCCGTTTCCGGGCGGCGCCGCGTCGGGTCCGGCGGGTGTCGGTCGGTGACCGCTCCTGCGATGCCCGGCCGGCGTTCCCGTGGCGTTTAGCTCGCGTTCGTGGGGGCACGGGAGGGTGGCCCATGTGATCCACCCGCCTTAGGGAGACCCTTACGCCATGCCCCTCAATCGCCGAGAGTTCACCAAGCAGTCCGCCGTCGCCGGTGCGGGGCTCGCCCTCACCGGAGTCGTCGGTGCTCTCGCCACCGCACCCGAGGCGCTCGCCTCCGACGAGCCGGAGGTGTACGGAGCCGGGCACGGCGCGGGCCACGCGCTCGGGTACGGGCCGCTCGTCGCCGACCCCGAGGGCATCCTCGCCCTGCCGGCCGGGTTCTCGTACCGCGTCGTCACGCACAGCGGCGTCACCCGCCTGGAGAGCGGTGAGTTAACGCCCTCCAACCACGACGGCACCGCGGCCTTCGCCGGCCCGCGCGGCACCACGTACCTCGTCAACAACCACGAGCTCTACGGCCCCCGCTCGAACTGGCCGCACCCGGTCCCGCTCACCGAGGGACTCGTCTACGACCCGGCCGCCCCCGGCGGCTGCACCGTCGTCGAGGTGCACCGCGACGGCACCGTCGCGGAGTGGGTCGGGCTCGCCGGCACCTCCACCAACTGCGCGGGTGGCAGCACCGCCTGGGGCACCTGGCTGACCGGCGAGGAGAACTCCGACCTCGCGGGCGTCAACGGCATGACCAGGGACCACGGCTACATCTTCGAGGTCGACCCGCGCGACCGGCGCGCCAACCTCGACCCGAAGCCGGTCAAGGCCTTCGGCCGCTTCGACCACGAGGCCGTCGTCATCGACCCGAAGCGCGGCCACGCCTACCTCACCGAGGACGCCGCCCTGCCCTTCGGCCTGTTCTTCCGCTGGGTGCCGCCGAAGGGCTTCGAGCACGGGCGCGGAAAGCTCCGTACGCTCGCCGACGACGCCGGTGTGCTCCAGGCCTTCAAGTGCACCGACTCCGGCGGCCGTTTCGTCGCGGACCTCTCGCAGGCCACCCGGATCGGCACCGTCTACGGCGTGGACTGGGTCGACGTCCCCGACCGCGACGCCCGCACGGTCCCCGTCCGCAAGCAGTTCGCGGACGGCCGGGTCACCCGCGGCTGCAAGCTGGAGGGCATGTGGTGGGCCGACGGCGGCGCGTACGTCGTCTCGTCCTTCGCGCGCGAGGAGTGGAGCCCCGGCCCCTCGCACGACGGCCAGGTCTGGTTCTACGACCCCAGGCGCCGCACCCTCACCCTCAAGGTGCTGTTCGGCGTGAACGCCGCGCCCGGCGAGGACGGCGCCTTCGACGGCCCCGACAACATCACCGTCTCCCCGCACGGCGGGATCGTGATCGCCGAGGACGGCCGGGGCCTGCAGCACCTCTTCGGCGCGACCGACTCCGGCCGGACGTACCCGATCGCCCGCAACGATTTCAACGGCGCGGAGTTCACCGGGGTCTGCTTCTCGCCCGACGGCGGGACGCTCTTCGCCAACATCCAGGAGCCGGGCATCCTGCTCGCGATCACCGGCCCCTGGCGCCGCCAGCCCCGCCGCTGAGCCACCGGCAGGCCTTGTGGTCCGACCCTCTGGTCCGGCCTCCGGGTCCGGCCCCGGCCGGCCTTCCGGCCTGCCCTTCCGGACCACCCGGTCTGCCCCTCTGACCCCTGGTCAGGTCCATGGGCTGACATCTAACATGTCAGCCCATGGACGCACTGCGGCCCGTGGGTCGGACCCTTCTGCGCGACCGGGCGTACGAGGCACTGCGCGAGGCCATCGTGCGCGGCGACCTCGCCCCCGGCGCCCCGCTGAAGGACGCCGACCTCGCCGGCCTCCTCGGGCTCTCGCGCGCGCCCGTGCGCGAGGCCCTGGCCCGGCTCTGCATCGAGGGGCTCGTCGAGACCAAACCGCAGAGCTACACCCGGGTCACCCGGCCGGTCAGCCGGGTGGTCAGGGACGCGGCCTCCGTCGTGCGCGTGATGCACGAACTCGCCGCCCGCACCGGGGTCCCGCTGCTCGGCCCCGAGGGCGTCCGGGCCATGCGCGAGGCCAACGAGCGATTCTCCGCGGCCGTCCGGGACTCCGACGTCGAGGCCGCGCTCCGCGCCGACGACGAGCTGCACCAGGTCCTCGTCGTCGCCAGCGGCAACCACGCCGCCGCCGCCACCATCGCGCGCTACACCCCGCTGATCCGCCGCGTCGAGCGGCGGCTCTTCGGCGACTCCGGCAGCTGCGGCTCCGCCGAGCTGCACGCCCGGCTGATCGACGCGTGCGAGAGCGGGGACGCGGAGGCCGCGGTCCGGATCACCACCGAGATCTGGGCGGCGCTCGAACAACTCGCGGACGACGCCGTCGAGGTGGCCGAGGTCACCGGCATCCCGGCGCCCGAGGACCACGTGTAGCGCCTTCAGGGGCGTCGACCAGCAGCCCACCCACAGGACCCACCGGGAGCCGTTTTGCCGATCACCGATTTCGCACGCTACCCGCTCCTCTTCGGGCCCTCTCCGGTCCACCCCCTGGAACGGCTCACCCACCACCTCGGCGGCGCCACGCTCTGGGCCAAGCGCGAGGACTGCAACTCCGGTGTCGCGTACGGCGGGAACAAGACCCGCAAGCTGGAGTACCTGGTCGCCGACGCCCTCGCCCAGGGCTGCGACACCCTCGTCTCCATCGGCGGGGTCCAGTCCAATCACACCCGCCAGGTCGCCGCCGTCGCCGCCCGCGCCGGGCTTGCCTGCGTCCTCGTGCAGGAGAGCTGGGTCGACTGGCCGGACCCCGTCTACGACAAGGTCGGCAACATCCTGATCAGCCGCCTCGCCGGCGCCGACGTGCGCCTCGTGCGGGCGGGCTTCGGCATCGGCTTCAAGGAGAGCTGGGAGCAGGCCCTGCGGGAGGTCGAGGAGAGCGGCGGGAAGCCGTACGCGATCCCGGCGGGTGCCTCCGACCACCCGCTCGGCGGGCTCGGCTTCGCGAACTGGGCGTACGAGGTGGCCGAGCAGGAGCGCGAGCTCGGCGTCCACTTCGACACGGTGGTCGTCTGCTCGGTGACCGGCTCCACGCAGGCCGGGATGGTCGCGGGCTTCGCCGCGCTCGCCGAGGAAGGCGGACCGGCCCGCCGGATCCTCGGCGTCGACGCCTCGGCGAAGCCCGGCCCGACACACGAGCAGATCACCCGGATCGCCCGCGACACGGCCGCGCTCATCGGCGTCGAACGCGAGGTGACGGCGGCCGACGTCGAGCTCGACGAGCGCTACCACGCCGGCGTCTACGGCCTCCCGGACGAGGCCACCCTCGACGCGATGCGGCTCGCCGCCCGCACCGAGGGCATGATCACCGACCCCGTGTACGAGGGGAAGTCGATGGCGGGCCTGATCGACCTGGTGGAGCGGGGAGAGATCGGCCGGGACTCGACCGTTCTCTACGCCCACCTCGGCGGTCAGCCCGCCCTCAACGGTTACAGTGCGCTGTTCTCGTAAGGGAGGGGCAGGACAGCACCCCCCAGGGGCGGAGCCCGCCGCTCAGAGCGACTGGGCGGCGGGCTTCACCATGCCCCGGACCGTCCGGGACTTCACGAACTCGCCCATCGCCGTCATCTCCCACTCGCCGCTGAACT includes:
- a CDS encoding SDR family NAD(P)-dependent oxidoreductase; translated protein: MSEQRVALVTGSSSGIGAAVARRLAEAGIRVVVNSARSVEAGERLAAELPGAVYLQADVSDEIQAKELVERTVERLGRLDILVNCAGTTRFIPHDDLEAASPEVWRHLYDVNVIGVWQTVTAAVPHLRKTRGSVVTISSQAGVRPGGSSIPYAVSKAAVNHMTKLLAKTLGPDVRVNAVAPGLIDTPWFDGVDGADAAKAHVADVVPLRRVGRPEDIARAVFDLAHASYITGEVLLVDGGGHLLG
- a CDS encoding GNAT family N-acetyltransferase, producing MILRLATRAELPAVLALLANEEQVVDPATIVVTEAYERAFADIGADPRNEMLVLVDGELVVGCLQITYIPGLGKGGAERALVEAVRIRADRRGGGLGRELMERAVARARARGCALVQLTSDKRRTEAHRFYASLGFARSHDGFKLPL
- a CDS encoding antibiotic biosynthesis monooxygenase; translation: MNAVAHPDARPEIHRPGVEAVLVNTWSVGTPERQRAAVEAVRKAWESREWPDPRLLGYTVYRGADGDTLLHYAQWATQEAYDDFVRTRRDDRDAEIDAAVPGIERVEPHRYAPPYRTAVLNEESAGAVPGLVAAVEVEFDGPDAGRQRAWVDSVFTALAQDEGSQRIPGAIGAQFHLSVDGTRALDLAEWESEQAHTAWLMSLATGPVGEAWAAVANYPGIAGSRVRKYTPALSLSAGV
- a CDS encoding endonuclease/exonuclease/phosphatase family protein, producing MPSSIPRYAAISAVVSAALAAGLLAGSTNAAADDSATGTRIHDIQGTTRVSPLVGKQVTGVTGIVTGVRTYGSRGFWIQDPEADANPATSEGLFVFTSSVPTVAVGDAVSVNGTVTEYVPGGLNSGNQSLTQLSKPVITVVSKGNAVPAPVTISAWSVPDEYTPAGDPAAGGSINGLTLDPETYALDYYESLEGTNVRIGSSRVVGATDPYSELWVTVKPWENRNWRGGTVYGSYESQNTGRLQIQSLTPIAQQPFPKANVGDRLTGTTEGPLDFNQFGGYTLTARTLGTVEDNGLERETTDKQHKNELAVATYNVENLDPTDPQEKFDALAKAVVDNLAAPDILALEEIQDNNGAKNDGTVAADQTVKKFTDAIVAAGGPAYEWRSVDPENNKDGGEPGGNIRQVFLFNPERVSFTDRAATDATAATAVTGRKGHAALTVSPGRIDPANTAWDSSRKPLAGEFVFRGRTVFVIANHFGSKGGDESLVSHHQPPNRSSEAKRLLQAQAVNAFVKDIVALEKQADVLVVGDINDFEFSGTTQALTDGGALYPAVKSLPRSERYSYVYQGNSQVLDQILTSPGVHHFEYDSVHINAEFADQDSDHDPQVLRFRP
- a CDS encoding alkaline phosphatase PhoX gives rise to the protein MPLNRREFTKQSAVAGAGLALTGVVGALATAPEALASDEPEVYGAGHGAGHALGYGPLVADPEGILALPAGFSYRVVTHSGVTRLESGELTPSNHDGTAAFAGPRGTTYLVNNHELYGPRSNWPHPVPLTEGLVYDPAAPGGCTVVEVHRDGTVAEWVGLAGTSTNCAGGSTAWGTWLTGEENSDLAGVNGMTRDHGYIFEVDPRDRRANLDPKPVKAFGRFDHEAVVIDPKRGHAYLTEDAALPFGLFFRWVPPKGFEHGRGKLRTLADDAGVLQAFKCTDSGGRFVADLSQATRIGTVYGVDWVDVPDRDARTVPVRKQFADGRVTRGCKLEGMWWADGGAYVVSSFAREEWSPGPSHDGQVWFYDPRRRTLTLKVLFGVNAAPGEDGAFDGPDNITVSPHGGIVIAEDGRGLQHLFGATDSGRTYPIARNDFNGAEFTGVCFSPDGGTLFANIQEPGILLAITGPWRRQPRR
- a CDS encoding GntR family transcriptional regulator; the encoded protein is MDALRPVGRTLLRDRAYEALREAIVRGDLAPGAPLKDADLAGLLGLSRAPVREALARLCIEGLVETKPQSYTRVTRPVSRVVRDAASVVRVMHELAARTGVPLLGPEGVRAMREANERFSAAVRDSDVEAALRADDELHQVLVVASGNHAAAATIARYTPLIRRVERRLFGDSGSCGSAELHARLIDACESGDAEAAVRITTEIWAALEQLADDAVEVAEVTGIPAPEDHV
- a CDS encoding 1-aminocyclopropane-1-carboxylate deaminase; this translates as MPITDFARYPLLFGPSPVHPLERLTHHLGGATLWAKREDCNSGVAYGGNKTRKLEYLVADALAQGCDTLVSIGGVQSNHTRQVAAVAARAGLACVLVQESWVDWPDPVYDKVGNILISRLAGADVRLVRAGFGIGFKESWEQALREVEESGGKPYAIPAGASDHPLGGLGFANWAYEVAEQERELGVHFDTVVVCSVTGSTQAGMVAGFAALAEEGGPARRILGVDASAKPGPTHEQITRIARDTAALIGVEREVTAADVELDERYHAGVYGLPDEATLDAMRLAARTEGMITDPVYEGKSMAGLIDLVERGEIGRDSTVLYAHLGGQPALNGYSALFS